One window of the Burkholderia ubonensis subsp. mesacidophila genome contains the following:
- a CDS encoding aminoglycoside phosphotransferase family protein: protein MTGSHTVDLLSSGFVVKTASSETFNGKLKAEVDQIRALHNIYPEFMVPVLHDGLAAGRQFYILEKKDALPLSEIVFDDQRPLAQRRMIVHHALGGIQKAIGMEMNGQATLANDMPARLLEEWEGIRFAHDLFDKQILLNGTRFNMTGRDVFEKALVLARTETFSAVEKAHFNFHFGNVLYNEGRSQVSFIDPDFSVRGIDPYFGFSRFAFSFWHELAAETEDAVKVVPMSDALMFVLRKPDYGNILSEIPEIGRISGLLPWVDEHMQKKFYVLTTYCFLRSIRINGSKGQWSVPRFPVVARPEEVLTLGLLAYLEGPSVEPESIRA, encoded by the coding sequence ATGACGGGTTCTCACACGGTGGATCTTCTGAGCTCCGGCTTTGTCGTGAAGACGGCGAGTTCCGAGACGTTCAACGGGAAATTGAAAGCGGAAGTCGATCAGATCCGGGCATTGCACAACATCTATCCGGAATTCATGGTTCCGGTCCTGCACGACGGGCTGGCCGCGGGGCGGCAGTTCTACATCCTCGAGAAAAAGGATGCGCTTCCGCTGTCGGAGATCGTGTTCGACGACCAGCGGCCGCTGGCTCAGCGCAGGATGATTGTTCATCACGCGCTGGGTGGCATCCAGAAGGCCATTGGCATGGAGATGAATGGCCAGGCGACGCTTGCCAACGACATGCCTGCCAGGTTGCTGGAGGAGTGGGAAGGCATCCGGTTCGCGCATGACCTGTTCGACAAGCAGATCCTGCTCAACGGTACCCGCTTCAACATGACCGGGCGCGATGTCTTTGAAAAAGCGCTTGTGCTGGCCCGCACCGAGACGTTCAGCGCGGTCGAGAAGGCCCACTTCAATTTTCACTTCGGCAACGTGCTGTACAACGAGGGCCGGTCCCAGGTCAGTTTCATCGATCCTGATTTCTCGGTGCGCGGCATCGATCCGTATTTCGGCTTCTCGAGATTTGCCTTTTCCTTCTGGCACGAGCTGGCGGCCGAGACGGAAGACGCTGTCAAGGTGGTGCCGATGTCGGATGCGCTCATGTTCGTGCTGAGAAAGCCGGACTACGGCAACATTCTCAGCGAGATTCCAGAGATCGGCAGGATCTCCGGCCTGCTTCCGTGGGTAGATGAGCACATGCAGAAGAAGTTCTATGTGCTGACGACCTACTGCTTCCTGAGGAGCATTCGTATCAACGGGAGCAAGGGGCAATGGAGCGTGCCCCGGTTCCCCGTCGTCGCCCGTCCCGAGGAAGTCCTGACGCTAGGACTGCTGGCCTATCTCGAAGGACCGAGCGTCGAGCCGGAAAGCATCCGCGCGTAA